The following proteins come from a genomic window of Plasmodium vivax chromosome 3, whole genome shotgun sequence:
- a CDS encoding hypothetical protein, conserved (encoded by transcript PVX_096370A), which yields MVEIRLKTKHTSCEFQLDFNEVKLPDDVNILKDLEHELQNSIYHLKRSNEEIKKFDPEGADQELLMALNENKFSLCRKEERLRIIKEKIEILDPPLPDFVGRTNSIPTSMLCTREGSQRVGVAHMVLCGLDDEYLSGSEGNDVLMVNGSNGELSSEDAAPFDEETEEKGNSTPPPGTLGGGGIYL from the coding sequence ATGGTCGAAATCAGGCTGAAGACGAAGCACACGAGCTGCGAATTCCAGCTGGACTTTAACGAAGTGAAGCTGCCAGATGATGTGAACATCCTAAAAGACTTGGAGCATGAGCTACAGAATTCTATTTACCATTTGAAACGATCGAACgaagaaataaagaaatttgATCCGGAAGGTGCCGACCAGGAGCTCCTCATGGCACTGAATGAGAATAAGTTTTCCTTATGTAGGAAGGAGGAACGCCTACGTatcattaaagaaaaaatagaaattttaGATCCCCCTCTTCCTGACTTTGTGGGTAGAACGAATTCCATACCCACCTCAATGTTATGCACAAGGGAGGGGAGCCAGCGCGTGGGAGTTGCTCATATGGTCCTCTGTGGGTTAGACGATGAGTACTTGAGTGGTTCCGAAGGCAACGATGTGTTAATGGTGAATGGTTCGAATGGGGAGCTCTCCAGCGAAGATGCTGCTCCGTTCGACGAGGAAAcggaggagaaggggaatTCTACGCCTCCGCCAGGGACACTCGGGGGTGGGGGCATTTACCTGTGA
- a CDS encoding hypothetical protein (encoded by transcript PVX_096365A) → MSRNVFGKLTGGIGPHLWRSNALVLNTYKAYSSAMGCLIQRYGTAKPVSRPLGGDKKEVYKYYSERLREDVGPLKLMRSLPALNHYVNPIDMTKFTIKYILSYRFFFIYMARTTFQAVRPLMAFCVFGELMKLILATMTSGVFAFFFSFVLAFEVLYFFLQCYISYTFLTMFFDVMF, encoded by the exons ATGAGCCGAAATGTGTTTGGGAAACTGACTGGGGG GATCGGCCCCCACCTGTGGCGAAGCAACGCCCTCGTCCTGAACACGTACAAGGCCTACTCATCG gccaTGGGCTGCCTCATCCAGAGGTACGGAACCGCCAAGCCGGTGAGCAGACCCCTCGGGGGAGACAAAAAGGAGGTGTACAAATACTACAGCGAAAGGTTACGGGAAGACGTCGGGCCGCTCAAACTGATGAGAAGCTTGCCTGCCCTAAACCACTACGTCAATCCGATCGACATGACCAAATTCACCATCAAGTATATTTTGAGTTaccgcttcttcttcatctacATGGCCCGCACGACGTTTCAG gCCGTCCGGCCGCTGATGGCCTTCTGCGTCTTCGGCGAGCTGATGAAGCTCATACTGGCCACCATGACGAGTGGCGTCTtcgccttcttcttttcctttgtCCTCGCGTTCGAAGTGCTGTACTTCTTCCTGCAGTGCTACATTTCCTACACCTTCCTGACTATGTTTTTCGACGTCATGTTTTGA
- a CDS encoding serine/threonine-protein kinase NEK4, putative (encoded by transcript PVX_096360A) — protein MNKYEKIRDIGKGNYGNTILVRDKKNDHYVMKIINISQMTPKEKRQCLKEVELLSKLNHPFIVKYIESYIEGDTLRIVMKHCKGGDLYHYIQNKKKQNTPIKETRILIWLTQILTALKFLHSNHILHRDMKSLNILIDNDKRVRLCDFGISKVLENTLDYANTLIGTPYYLSPELCKDKKYSWPSDVWATGCLIYELATFRTPFHSTKGIQQLCYNIRYAPIPDLPNIYSKELNNIYKSMLIREPSYRATVQQLLVSDIVQRQLKLLIEEKIREKQNMKRPLKEKPAAENEGPGANEQEVKTLLLDVVDA, from the exons atgaacaaatatgAAAAGATCAGGGACATTGGGAAGGGGAACTACGGGAATACCATTCTTGTGCGCGACAAGAAGAACGACCA CTACgtgatgaaaataattaacatatCTCAGATGACCCCAAAGGAGAAGAGGCAGTGTTTGAAGGAGGTGGAG CTGCTGTCCAAGCTGAACCACCCCTTCATCGTCAAGTACATCGAGAGCTACATAGAGGGGGACACGCTGAGAATCGTCATGAAGCACTGCAAAG GCGGAGACCTCTACCACTACATACAGaacaagaagaagcagaacaCCCCCATAAAGGAGACGCGCATCCTCATCTGGCTGACTCAAATTTTGACGGCGCTTAAGTTTTTGCACTCCAACCACATCCTCCACAGGG ACATGAAGTCTCTGAACATCCTCATCGATAACGACAAGCGAGTGCGTCTGTGCGACTTTGGGATCTCGAAGGTCCTCGAAAATACGCTTGACTACGCCAACACGCTGATAGGGACGCCCTACTACTTAAGCCCCGAGCTGtgtaaagataaaaaatacagcTGGCCCTCCGACGTCTGGGCCACGGGCTGCCTCATTTACGAGCTGGCCACCTTCCGCACGCCCTTCCACTCCACCAAGGGGATTCAGCAGCTCTGCTACAACATTAGATACGCCCCC ATCCCAGACCTTCCGAACATTTACTCTAAGGAGCTGAATAACATCTACAAGAGCATGCTGATTCGGGAGCCCAGCTACCGAGCCACCGTGCAGCAGCTGCTCGTCTCCGACATTGTGCAG agacAACTGAAGCTGCTGATTGAGGAGAAGATCcgggagaagcaaaacatGAAGAGGCCCCTAAAGGAAAAGCCCGCGGCTGAAAACGAGGGGCCGGGTGCAAATGAGCAGGAGGTCAAGACGCTGCTCCTGGACGTCGTCGACGCGTGA
- a CDS encoding hypothetical protein, conserved (encoded by transcript PVX_096355A): MAAPVNIDVPKLILDNGGGLIKGGVLPSYSQMSNSQGDEIEPKFIVPNCVGQVRKKNIVHISDGCYSICEYFCHRPHVDGLLLDLEMQTKIWERIFSCKQTVGFKIKDMAICITESYLTPAYIRQGVIELLFEYFNFNQIVVVSSQTMLPFSFIGLNLGQYDILNPPIFPLPSSRGRKGESSKRRRRMGGKSLTRKSHSPRETLRGEWEGSCHRDDADLKSEGGRWPAGELHEEWGEEEEDVAVGGADVAVGGADVAVVGADVADVAVGVSSRSDPVCEVKNERNGLESNLTSSMESSLANRLTSPPQRGGAPGEEDPPADNGALTNRHIFVRNIECYNKYTQRVYLEEGFRGESWQQHHFDGFFTCGGGPSPSNGVVRTLQSNSYLGNNFCVQDPNFLLPDQIDLHHRYYEPNCRDLQNFQSHFNSSYVESFYSQVLNGNYNLSLRNPCALYVDVGFSHTYVLPYIEYRLIEYAILRTKVSASILNTYLKNVLSYKHVNLEHNELLVENVKERACYVSLDYERDLERERARLEEVKRQRVEERLAGVSGEVSGGVSGGVSSLVTGEEDPPKGEIKREGPHSSGKDEANPTTGGNSPQRDGRKKKKRTQPHLFYSYKLIDYNNATKREISDVYDTLRTNSSNDCIYVDSDWDDQMEFSNHRGGAEEGRAEEGKEEEGKEEEGKEEEGNEHGGTAGRDDHTDRLTNRHTDRHTGSPHTKAAWQRPSAESKNDVINLTNERIAIPEVLFNPKDINLEHCSIVELIYRCISLLPKEIQRYFLAQIYISGGSTKFTNFKHRLYKELRGMFPSEWDINIYSHRNGLYSNYIGTYVWLSDHNIYSYNVITREQYFSHGQGG, from the coding sequence ATGGCGGCGCCGGTCAACATCGACGTGCCGAAGCTGATCCTGGACAACGGGGGGGGGCTGATCAAGGGGGGCGTCCTGCCGAGCTACTCGCAGATGAGCAACTCCCAGGGGGACGAAATAGAACCCAAATTCATAGTGCCCAATTGCGTTGGTcaggtaagaaaaaaaaacatcgtGCATATAAGTGACGGCTGCTATAGCATATGCGAGTACTTCTGCCACAGGCCCCACGTGGATGGGCTGCTGCTCGACTTGGAGATGCAGACGAAGATTTGGGAAAGGATTTTCTCTTGCAAACAAACAGTTGggtttaaaataaaagacatGGCCATCTGCATTACCGAGTCATATCTCACCCCGGCCTACATAAGACAGGGAGTTATAGAGCTTCTGTTTGAGTACTTTAATTTTAACCAAATCGTTGTGGTCTCGTCTCAAACGatgcttcccttttccttcatCGGACTTAACTTGGGGCAATATGACATATTAAATCCCCCCATTTTCCCCTTACCCAGTTCGAGGGGCAGAAAGGGAGAGTCTTCTAAGAGGAGGCGGAGGATGGGCGGTAAGTCCCTCACCCGGAAGAGCCACAGCCCGAGGGAGaccctgcggggggagtgGGAGGGCAGTTGCCACAGGGATGATGCGGATTTGAAGAgtgagggggggaggtggcCAGCGGGCGAGTTGCACGAGGagtggggggaggaggaggaagatgtAGCAGTGGGGGGGGCAGACGTAGCAGTGGGGGGAGCAGACGTAGCAGTGGTGGGAGCAGATGTAGCAGATGTGGCAGTGGGGGTGTCCAGCCGAAGCGACCCCGTCTGTGAGGTTAAGAATGAGAGGAACGGGTTGGAGAGCAACTTAACGAGCAGCATGGAGAGCAGCTTAGCGAACCGCTTAACGAGCCCCCCCCAGCGGGGCGGCGCACCTggggaggaggacccccccgcGGACAACGGCGCGCTGACCAACAGACACATCTTCGTGAGGAACATCGAGTGCTATAACAAGTACACGCAGCGAGTGTACCTGGAGGAGGGCTTCCGAGGGGAGAGCTGGCAGCAGCACCACTTCGATGGCTTCTTCACTTGTGGCGGAGGCCCCTCCCCCAGCAACGGAGTGGTGCGCACTCTGCAGAGCAACAGCTACCTAGGAAACAACTTCTGCGTGCAAGACCCAAACTTTTTGCTGCCAGATCAAATTGACCTGCACCACAGGTACTACGAACCCAACTGTAGGGACCTTCAGAACTTCCAAAGCCATTTTAACAGCAGCTATGTGGAGAGCTTCTACAGCCAAGTGCTCAATGGgaattataatttatctcTTAGGAACCCCTGCGCTCTTTATGTAGATGTGGGGTTCTCTCACACCTATGTGCTGCCCTACATAGAGTATAGGCTTATAGAATATGCCATTTTACGGACCAAGGTCTCCGCGTCTATTTTAAATACCTATTTGAAGAACGTGCTGTCGTATAAGCACGTGAATTTGGAGCACAACGAGTTGCTGGTGGAAAATGTTAAGGAGCGGGCCTGCTACGTGTCGCTGGACTATGAGCGGGACTTGGAGCGGGAGCGCGCGCGCCTGGAGGAGGTTAAGCGGCAGCGCGTAGAGGAAAGGTTGgccggggttagcggcgaggttagcggcggggttagcggcggggttAGCAGCCTAGTCACCggggaggaggacccccccaagggggaaatCAAAAGGGAGGGACCCCATTCGAGTGGAAAAGACGAGGCCAACCCCACCACTGGGGGTAACTCCCCCCAGAGAGATggtaggaagaaaaaaaaacgaacgcAGCCCCACCTCTTCTACAGTTACAAGCTAATTGATTATAACAACGCCACGAAGAGGGAGATAAGCGATGTGTATGATACGTTGAGGACCAACAGCTCGAACGATTGCATTTATGTGGACTCCGACTGGGATGACCAGATGGAGTTTTCCAatcacagggggggagcagaaGAGGGGAGAGCAgaggaggggaaagaagaagaggggaaagaagaagaggggaaagaggaagaggggaACGAACATGGGGGGACCGCGGGTAGGGACGACCATACGGACCGCCTTACTAACCGCCATACAGACCGCCATACGGGATCCCCTCACACCAAGGCCGCTTGGCAGCGCCCGTCCGCGGAGAGCAAAAACGACGTCATCAACCTGACGAATGAACGAATAGCCATCCCAGAGGTCCTCTTCAACCCGAAGGATATTAACCTGGAGCACTGCAGCATCGTCGAGCTGATCTACAGGTGCATCTCGCTACTGCCCAAGGAGATTCAGAGGTACTTCCTGGCCCAGATATACATCTCAGGGGGTTCTACGAAATtcacaaattttaaacataGGCTATATAAGGAGCTGCGCGGCATGTTCCCCAGCGAGTGGGACATTAACATTTACTCTCACCGGAACGGCCTCTACAGCAACTACATCGGCACGTACGTCTGGCTCAGCGACCATAACATTTACAGCTACAACGTGATTACGCGCGAGCAGTACTTCAGCCACGGTCAGGGTGGATAG